The following proteins come from a genomic window of Pocillopora verrucosa isolate sample1 chromosome 6, ASM3666991v2, whole genome shotgun sequence:
- the LOC131794608 gene encoding tetratricopeptide repeat protein 28-like isoform X2 gives MNCNEKELKAKLHNNRAIAHFKLGNHQDSLRDAEAAIELNPTFLKAIVRGTTACVELKRFEEAITWCDKGLAIDKNNRILLSLRLRCVREVGEKSMEEKDPISHNHGSASSGDVKKVIDLYNRGEEAIKYLNLLKIAKEVGDKHGEGGAYGNLGNTSRRLGDFKKAIEYHNLHLKIAKEVGDKHGEGGAYGNLGNAYHRLGDFKKAIENHNLHLKIAKEVGDKHGEGGAYGNLGNAYHRLGDFKKAIEYHNLHLKIAEEVGDKHGEGSAYGNLGNAYSSLGDFKKAIEYHNLHLKIAKAVGDKHGEGSAYGNLGNAYSSLGDFKKAIEYHNLDLKTAQEVGDKPGEGGAYGNLGNAYFSLGDFKKAIEYHNLHLKIAKEVGDKHGKGSAYGNLGNAFCHLGDFKKAIEYHNLHLKIAKEVGDKPGEGGAYGNLGIAYDSQGDFKKAIEYHNLHLKIANEVGDKHGEGSAYGNLGNAYRRLGDFKKAIEYHNLHLKIAEEVGDKHGEGSAYGNLGNAYSSLGDFKKAIEYNNLHLKIAEEVGDKHGEGITYGNLGNAFRHLGDFKKAIEYHNLHLKIAKEVEDKHGEGGAHGNLGNAYLSLGDFKKAIEYHNLHLKIAKEVGDKHGEGSAYGNLGNAFRHLGDFKKAIEYHNLHLKIAKEVGDKHGEGSAYGNLGNAYSSLGDFKKAIEYQNLHLKTAKEVADKHGEGIAYGNLGNAYSSLDDFKKAIEYHNLHLKIAKEVGDKHGEGGAYCNLGLMYESNGDLIKANESYNLALKIAQWIEDKYLEAMTYCSLGCVSELQGGLLKAVEHYQASINLFNSLRVLLKSKDEWKVNFRTQYQMAYTGLWRVLLEQGNIDEALFVAEKGRAQALSDLMESSFCGGTSQHQTGDEDLAVTAKSSSIWMKRFLKVLKHVPSNTVFQAVDKADVYLWFVSEGKQVQLRQSKLKGFVSENSGASQSFESFMLGVYTQLGVRSIVRCENRSLDALRESPSKMDEKPKEDTLQPAIQQNKCLSTLYDIVMKPVADLLQGDELVIIPDGPLWLAPYAALKDCNSKYLCESFRIRIAPSLTGLTLIADCPDDYHKSSGALLVGNPWVAEVTNSKGEKLLEQLPCAEKEVETIGKILNITPITGREATKREVLKRLSSVSLVHFAAHGCMETGEIALTPDPDLTSTVPTRKEDYILTIRDVSNVQLRAKLVVLSCCHSGRGEIKAEGVVGIARAFMGAGARSVVVSLWAIDDKATLEFMKCFYRHLAESEPASESLNLAMRSLKESDQFRDIKHWAPFLLIGDDVTFDFMAKERENLNTELYK, from the exons atgaactgtaatgagaaagaactgaaggccaaactgcacaacaacagggctattgcacattttaaacttg gaaatcaccaggattcactaagggatgcagaagcagccattgagttaaatccaactttccttaaggctattgtgagag GAACCACTGCTtgtgttgaattgaagagatttgaagaagcaatcacttggtgtgataagggactagct attgacaaaaacaataggatcttgttgtcattaagacttcGGTGTGTCAGAGAAGTGGGAGAAAagtccatggaggaaaaagatcctattagtCATAACCATGgtagtgcaagttcaggtgatgtcaagaaagtcatagaCCTCTATAATCGGGGAGAAGAAGCCATAAAGTACCTCAACCtacttaaaatagctaaagaagtaggagacaagcatggggaaggtggtgcttatggcaatcttggcaatacTTCtcgccgtctgggtgatttcaaaaaagccatagagtaccacaacctacatcttaaaatagcaaaagaagtaggagacaagcatggggagggtggtgcttatggcaatcttggcaatgcttatcaccgtctgggtgatttcaaaaaagccatagagaaccacaacctacatcttaaaatagcaaaagaagtaggagacaagcatggggagggtggtgcttatggtaatcttggcaatgcttatcaccgtctgggtgatttcaaaaaagccatagagtaccacaacctacatcttaaaatagctgaagaagtaggagacaagcacggggagggtagtgcttatggcaatcttggcaatgcttattctagtctgggtgatttcaaaaaagccatagagtaccacaacctacatcttaaaatagctaaagcagtaggagacaagcatggggagggtagtgcttatggcaatcttggcaatgcttattctagtctgggtgatttcaaaaaagccatagagtaccacaacctagatcttaaaacagctcaagaagtaggagacaagcctggggagggtggtgcttatggcaatcttggcaatgcttattttagtctgggtgatttcaaaaaagccatagagtaccacaacctacatcttaaaatagcaaaagaagtaggagacaagcatgggaagggtagtgcttatggcaatcttggcaatgcttttTGCcatctgggtgatttcaaaaaagctatagagtaccacaacctacatcttaaaatagctaaagaagtaggagacaagcctggggagggtggtgcttatggcaatcttggcattgcttatGACAGTcagggtgatttcaaaaaagccatagagtaccacaacctacatcttaaaatagccaacgaagtaggagacaagcatggggagggtagtgcttatggcaatcttggcaatgcttatcgccgtctgggtgatttcaaaaaagccatagagtaccacaacctacatcttaaaatagcagaagaagtaggagacaagcatggggagggtagtgcttatggcaatcttggcaatgcttattctagtctgggtgatttcaaaaaagccatagagtacaacaacctacatcttaaaatagctgaagaagtaggagacaagcatggggagggtattacttatggcaatcttggcaatgcttttCGCcatctgggtgatttcaaaaaagccatagagtaccacaacctacatcttaaaatagctaaagaagtagaagacaagcatggggagggtggtgctcatggcaatcttggcaatgcttatttaagtctgggtgatttcaaaaaagccatagagtaccacaacctacatcttaaaatagctaaagaagtaggagacaagcatggggagggtagtgcttatggcaatcttggcaatgcttttCGCcatctgggtgatttcaaaaaagccatagagtaccacaacctacatcttaaaatagctaaagaagtaggagacaagcatggggagggtagtgcttatggcaatcttggcaatgcttattctagtctgggtgatttcaaaaaagccatagagtaccaaaacctacatcttaaaacaGCTAAAGAAGTAGcagacaagcatggggagggtattgcttatggcaatcttggcaatgcttattctagtctggatgatttcaaaaaagccatagagtaccacaacctacatcttaaaatagctaaagaagtaggagacaagcatggggagggtggtgcttattgCAATCTTGGTCTTATGTATGAAAGTAATGGAGATTTGATAAAGGCTAACGAGTCATACAACCTAGCGCTTAAAATTGCTCAATGGATCGAAGACAAATACTTGGAGGCAATGACCTACTGTTCATTAGGATGCGTTTCTGAGTTGCAGGGTGGACTGCTAAAAGCCGTTGAACATTATCAAGCTAGCATAAacttattcaattccttgagagtacttctaaaatctaaagatgagtggaaagttaattttcgaacTCAGTATCAAATGGCGTAtacgggtttgtggagagttctATTAGAACAAGGTAATATAGAtgaagccttatttgttgctgagaaaggacgagctcaagctctgTCCGACCTTATGGAATCTAGTTTTTGTGGTGGAACAAGTCAGCACCAGACAGGCGATGAAGATTTAGCAGTCACTGCTAAGTCTTCATCGATTTGGatgaaacgttttttaaaagttttaaaacacgtTCCATCAAACACcgtctttcaggcagtggacaAAGCTGATGTCTATCTTTGGTTTGTgtccgaaggaaaacaagttcagttaagacaaagtaaactcaaaggttttgtttcagagaatagtggagctagccagtcctttgagtcgttcatgctcggtgtctatacacaacttggtgttcgttctattgtgagatgcgagaatcgGTCTTTGGATGCTTTGAGGGAGAGCCCTTCAAAAATGGATGAGAAACCTAAAGAAGACACCCTTCAACCTGCCATCCAACAAAACAAAtgcttgagcactttgtatgatatcgTCATGAAGCCGGTGGCTGACCTGCTTCAAGGGGATGAGCTAGTCATTATTCCCGATGGACCCCTGTGGCTTgctccttacgctgcattgaaggattgtaattctaaatacctgtgtgaatctTTCAGAATCCGAATCGCTCCATCATTAACGGGTCTTACACTCATtgccgattgcccagatgattatcatAAAAGCAGTGGTGCGTTACTTGTAGGAAATCCGTGGGTAGCCGAGGTTACCAACAGCAAGGGAGAGAAACTCCTCGAGCAGCTTCCGTGTGCTGAAAAAGAAGTAGAAACgatcggaaaaattctgaatatcacgccaatcactggcagagaagccacgaaacgtgaggtgttgaaaagactcagttccgtttccttagttcactttgcggcacacggatgtatggaaactggcgaaattgctcttacacctgacccaGACCTAACATCTACTGTGCCTACCAGGaaggaggattacattttaacgatTCGAGATGTGTCAAATGTTCAACTTCGCGCTAAACTAGTTGTACTTAGTTGCTGCCACAGCGGTCGAggcgagatcaaggctgaaggtgtggttggcattgcgcgcgcttttatgggggctggtgctcggtctgttgtggtgtccttgtgggcgattgatgacaAGGCTACTCTTgagttcatgaaatgcttttatcgACACCTTGCCGAAAGTGAACCTGCAAGCGAGTCATTGAACCTGGCCATGAGAAGCCTTAAAGAATCAGACCAGTTCCGCGACATCAAACACTGGGCtccctttttgctgattggagatgacgtcactTTTGACTTCatggcaaaggaaagagaaaatttgaatacagaattatataaatga
- the LOC131794608 gene encoding tetratricopeptide repeat protein 28-like isoform X1, with translation MAKERSPIKVPSENEDLPGKETAPDFDEDSLRAIADVYRNEGNEAFKKGDFINAIHFYTKGIKMNCNEKELKAKLHNNRAIAHFKLGNHQDSLRDAEAAIELNPTFLKAIVRGTTACVELKRFEEAITWCDKGLAIDKNNRILLSLRLRCVREVGEKSMEEKDPISHNHGSASSGDVKKVIDLYNRGEEAIKYLNLLKIAKEVGDKHGEGGAYGNLGNTSRRLGDFKKAIEYHNLHLKIAKEVGDKHGEGGAYGNLGNAYHRLGDFKKAIENHNLHLKIAKEVGDKHGEGGAYGNLGNAYHRLGDFKKAIEYHNLHLKIAEEVGDKHGEGSAYGNLGNAYSSLGDFKKAIEYHNLHLKIAKAVGDKHGEGSAYGNLGNAYSSLGDFKKAIEYHNLDLKTAQEVGDKPGEGGAYGNLGNAYFSLGDFKKAIEYHNLHLKIAKEVGDKHGKGSAYGNLGNAFCHLGDFKKAIEYHNLHLKIAKEVGDKPGEGGAYGNLGIAYDSQGDFKKAIEYHNLHLKIANEVGDKHGEGSAYGNLGNAYRRLGDFKKAIEYHNLHLKIAEEVGDKHGEGSAYGNLGNAYSSLGDFKKAIEYNNLHLKIAEEVGDKHGEGITYGNLGNAFRHLGDFKKAIEYHNLHLKIAKEVEDKHGEGGAHGNLGNAYLSLGDFKKAIEYHNLHLKIAKEVGDKHGEGSAYGNLGNAFRHLGDFKKAIEYHNLHLKIAKEVGDKHGEGSAYGNLGNAYSSLGDFKKAIEYQNLHLKTAKEVADKHGEGIAYGNLGNAYSSLDDFKKAIEYHNLHLKIAKEVGDKHGEGGAYCNLGLMYESNGDLIKANESYNLALKIAQWIEDKYLEAMTYCSLGCVSELQGGLLKAVEHYQASINLFNSLRVLLKSKDEWKVNFRTQYQMAYTGLWRVLLEQGNIDEALFVAEKGRAQALSDLMESSFCGGTSQHQTGDEDLAVTAKSSSIWMKRFLKVLKHVPSNTVFQAVDKADVYLWFVSEGKQVQLRQSKLKGFVSENSGASQSFESFMLGVYTQLGVRSIVRCENRSLDALRESPSKMDEKPKEDTLQPAIQQNKCLSTLYDIVMKPVADLLQGDELVIIPDGPLWLAPYAALKDCNSKYLCESFRIRIAPSLTGLTLIADCPDDYHKSSGALLVGNPWVAEVTNSKGEKLLEQLPCAEKEVETIGKILNITPITGREATKREVLKRLSSVSLVHFAAHGCMETGEIALTPDPDLTSTVPTRKEDYILTIRDVSNVQLRAKLVVLSCCHSGRGEIKAEGVVGIARAFMGAGARSVVVSLWAIDDKATLEFMKCFYRHLAESEPASESLNLAMRSLKESDQFRDIKHWAPFLLIGDDVTFDFMAKERENLNTELYK, from the exons ATGGCTAAAGAAAGAAGTCCAATTAAGGTTCCatctgaaaatgaagacttacctggCAAAGAAACTGCTCCAGATTTTGACGAGGACTCTTTACGAG ccatagctgatgtttataggaatgagggtaatgaggccttcaagaaaggagatttcatcaatgctattcatttttacaccaaaggaattaaaatgaactgtaatgagaaagaactgaaggccaaactgcacaacaacagggctattgcacattttaaacttg gaaatcaccaggattcactaagggatgcagaagcagccattgagttaaatccaactttccttaaggctattgtgagag GAACCACTGCTtgtgttgaattgaagagatttgaagaagcaatcacttggtgtgataagggactagct attgacaaaaacaataggatcttgttgtcattaagacttcGGTGTGTCAGAGAAGTGGGAGAAAagtccatggaggaaaaagatcctattagtCATAACCATGgtagtgcaagttcaggtgatgtcaagaaagtcatagaCCTCTATAATCGGGGAGAAGAAGCCATAAAGTACCTCAACCtacttaaaatagctaaagaagtaggagacaagcatggggaaggtggtgcttatggcaatcttggcaatacTTCtcgccgtctgggtgatttcaaaaaagccatagagtaccacaacctacatcttaaaatagcaaaagaagtaggagacaagcatggggagggtggtgcttatggcaatcttggcaatgcttatcaccgtctgggtgatttcaaaaaagccatagagaaccacaacctacatcttaaaatagcaaaagaagtaggagacaagcatggggagggtggtgcttatggtaatcttggcaatgcttatcaccgtctgggtgatttcaaaaaagccatagagtaccacaacctacatcttaaaatagctgaagaagtaggagacaagcacggggagggtagtgcttatggcaatcttggcaatgcttattctagtctgggtgatttcaaaaaagccatagagtaccacaacctacatcttaaaatagctaaagcagtaggagacaagcatggggagggtagtgcttatggcaatcttggcaatgcttattctagtctgggtgatttcaaaaaagccatagagtaccacaacctagatcttaaaacagctcaagaagtaggagacaagcctggggagggtggtgcttatggcaatcttggcaatgcttattttagtctgggtgatttcaaaaaagccatagagtaccacaacctacatcttaaaatagcaaaagaagtaggagacaagcatgggaagggtagtgcttatggcaatcttggcaatgcttttTGCcatctgggtgatttcaaaaaagctatagagtaccacaacctacatcttaaaatagctaaagaagtaggagacaagcctggggagggtggtgcttatggcaatcttggcattgcttatGACAGTcagggtgatttcaaaaaagccatagagtaccacaacctacatcttaaaatagccaacgaagtaggagacaagcatggggagggtagtgcttatggcaatcttggcaatgcttatcgccgtctgggtgatttcaaaaaagccatagagtaccacaacctacatcttaaaatagcagaagaagtaggagacaagcatggggagggtagtgcttatggcaatcttggcaatgcttattctagtctgggtgatttcaaaaaagccatagagtacaacaacctacatcttaaaatagctgaagaagtaggagacaagcatggggagggtattacttatggcaatcttggcaatgcttttCGCcatctgggtgatttcaaaaaagccatagagtaccacaacctacatcttaaaatagctaaagaagtagaagacaagcatggggagggtggtgctcatggcaatcttggcaatgcttatttaagtctgggtgatttcaaaaaagccatagagtaccacaacctacatcttaaaatagctaaagaagtaggagacaagcatggggagggtagtgcttatggcaatcttggcaatgcttttCGCcatctgggtgatttcaaaaaagccatagagtaccacaacctacatcttaaaatagctaaagaagtaggagacaagcatggggagggtagtgcttatggcaatcttggcaatgcttattctagtctgggtgatttcaaaaaagccatagagtaccaaaacctacatcttaaaacaGCTAAAGAAGTAGcagacaagcatggggagggtattgcttatggcaatcttggcaatgcttattctagtctggatgatttcaaaaaagccatagagtaccacaacctacatcttaaaatagctaaagaagtaggagacaagcatggggagggtggtgcttattgCAATCTTGGTCTTATGTATGAAAGTAATGGAGATTTGATAAAGGCTAACGAGTCATACAACCTAGCGCTTAAAATTGCTCAATGGATCGAAGACAAATACTTGGAGGCAATGACCTACTGTTCATTAGGATGCGTTTCTGAGTTGCAGGGTGGACTGCTAAAAGCCGTTGAACATTATCAAGCTAGCATAAacttattcaattccttgagagtacttctaaaatctaaagatgagtggaaagttaattttcgaacTCAGTATCAAATGGCGTAtacgggtttgtggagagttctATTAGAACAAGGTAATATAGAtgaagccttatttgttgctgagaaaggacgagctcaagctctgTCCGACCTTATGGAATCTAGTTTTTGTGGTGGAACAAGTCAGCACCAGACAGGCGATGAAGATTTAGCAGTCACTGCTAAGTCTTCATCGATTTGGatgaaacgttttttaaaagttttaaaacacgtTCCATCAAACACcgtctttcaggcagtggacaAAGCTGATGTCTATCTTTGGTTTGTgtccgaaggaaaacaagttcagttaagacaaagtaaactcaaaggttttgtttcagagaatagtggagctagccagtcctttgagtcgttcatgctcggtgtctatacacaacttggtgttcgttctattgtgagatgcgagaatcgGTCTTTGGATGCTTTGAGGGAGAGCCCTTCAAAAATGGATGAGAAACCTAAAGAAGACACCCTTCAACCTGCCATCCAACAAAACAAAtgcttgagcactttgtatgatatcgTCATGAAGCCGGTGGCTGACCTGCTTCAAGGGGATGAGCTAGTCATTATTCCCGATGGACCCCTGTGGCTTgctccttacgctgcattgaaggattgtaattctaaatacctgtgtgaatctTTCAGAATCCGAATCGCTCCATCATTAACGGGTCTTACACTCATtgccgattgcccagatgattatcatAAAAGCAGTGGTGCGTTACTTGTAGGAAATCCGTGGGTAGCCGAGGTTACCAACAGCAAGGGAGAGAAACTCCTCGAGCAGCTTCCGTGTGCTGAAAAAGAAGTAGAAACgatcggaaaaattctgaatatcacgccaatcactggcagagaagccacgaaacgtgaggtgttgaaaagactcagttccgtttccttagttcactttgcggcacacggatgtatggaaactggcgaaattgctcttacacctgacccaGACCTAACATCTACTGTGCCTACCAGGaaggaggattacattttaacgatTCGAGATGTGTCAAATGTTCAACTTCGCGCTAAACTAGTTGTACTTAGTTGCTGCCACAGCGGTCGAggcgagatcaaggctgaaggtgtggttggcattgcgcgcgcttttatgggggctggtgctcggtctgttgtggtgtccttgtgggcgattgatgacaAGGCTACTCTTgagttcatgaaatgcttttatcgACACCTTGCCGAAAGTGAACCTGCAAGCGAGTCATTGAACCTGGCCATGAGAAGCCTTAAAGAATCAGACCAGTTCCGCGACATCAAACACTGGGCtccctttttgctgattggagatgacgtcactTTTGACTTCatggcaaaggaaagagaaaatttgaatacagaattatataaatga